From the genome of Muricauda sp. SCSIO 64092, one region includes:
- a CDS encoding site-specific integrase: protein MDELQTIEQKQFTIERLHLIKDLFVFSCYTGLSYGDVMNLTKDNICIGIDDKKWISSYRQKTNIPVRIPLLPKALEIINGYKDHPNTFATKRIFPSISNQKLNSYLKEIADVCHINKNLTFHIARHTFATTVMLSNGVPMETVSKLLGHTKLSTTQIYARVVEGKISGDMQRLEGVFKKE, encoded by the coding sequence TTGGATGAGTTACAGACCATCGAGCAAAAGCAGTTTACAATCGAAAGGTTACATCTTATAAAGGATTTGTTCGTTTTCAGTTGCTATACAGGGCTGTCCTATGGTGATGTGATGAACCTTACAAAGGATAACATATGTATCGGTATAGATGATAAAAAATGGATAAGCTCCTATAGACAAAAAACAAACATACCTGTTAGAATTCCTTTATTGCCAAAAGCACTGGAAATCATAAACGGTTATAAAGACCATCCCAATACTTTTGCGACCAAAAGAATTTTTCCATCCATCTCAAACCAGAAGTTGAACTCTTATCTTAAGGAGATAGCCGATGTATGCCACATCAACAAGAACCTCACTTTCCATATTGCAAGACATACCTTTGCCACAACGGTAATGCTGTCCAATGGCGTGCCCATGGAAACGGTATCCAAGCTTTTGGGACATACCAAGCTGTCCACCACACAGATATATGCCAGGGTAGTGGAGGGCAAGATAAGCGGGGATATGCAGCGATTGGAAGGGGTGTTTAAGAAGGAGTAA